A single genomic interval of Desulfovibrio intestinalis harbors:
- the hypD gene encoding hydrogenase formation protein HypD, whose product MQLEQAFQDPQLCRSLLDRLNRALDGRSMRFMEVCGTHTVAIFQSGLRSLLPDTVAHLSGPGCPVCVTHDAEVAAFLDLAGRDNVIIATFGDLLRVPGPGGRSLKHAQAQGARVEIVYSPLDALTLAANNPGDIVVFLGIGFETTAPTVAATLLTARQRKLENFCVLSLHKLVPPALRTLLDDSQCAVEAFLLPGHVSTILGLEPYGFLAKDYHVPGVVGGFQPADILLALCMMAEQIRDNAPAVVNAYPRAVGDAGNPRARALLEQFFMPADALWRGIGSIPQSGLTLRPEYEDMNAMVRLDLTLPDVPPLPGCRCGDVLKGRMAPPDCPLFGKKCTPATPVGPCMVSTEGSCAAYFKYSER is encoded by the coding sequence ATGCAACTGGAACAAGCCTTTCAGGATCCCCAGCTCTGCCGCAGCCTGCTGGACCGCCTCAACAGGGCGCTAGACGGGCGCTCCATGCGATTTATGGAAGTATGCGGCACACATACGGTTGCCATTTTTCAAAGCGGCCTGCGCTCCCTGCTGCCTGATACGGTGGCCCACCTTTCCGGGCCGGGCTGTCCCGTCTGTGTCACGCATGACGCAGAAGTGGCCGCTTTTCTTGATCTGGCAGGACGCGACAACGTTATCATAGCCACGTTTGGCGATTTGCTGCGTGTGCCTGGCCCCGGCGGCCGCAGCCTCAAGCACGCCCAGGCCCAAGGGGCCCGTGTTGAGATTGTGTATTCCCCGCTGGACGCCCTTACCCTTGCGGCCAATAACCCCGGCGATATCGTAGTGTTTCTGGGCATTGGTTTTGAAACCACTGCCCCCACCGTGGCCGCCACCCTGCTGACGGCCCGCCAGCGCAAGCTTGAGAATTTCTGCGTGCTTTCATTGCACAAACTGGTGCCCCCGGCTTTGCGCACCCTGCTGGATGACAGCCAGTGTGCTGTAGAGGCCTTTTTACTGCCCGGCCATGTGTCCACCATCCTTGGGCTGGAGCCTTACGGTTTTCTTGCCAAGGACTATCACGTTCCCGGCGTGGTAGGAGGCTTTCAGCCTGCCGACATTCTTCTGGCCCTGTGCATGATGGCCGAACAAATTCGTGACAATGCCCCGGCGGTGGTCAATGCCTACCCCCGGGCAGTGGGCGATGCGGGCAACCCGCGCGCACGCGCCCTGCTGGAACAGTTTTTTATGCCAGCGGACGCCCTTTGGCGCGGCATCGGCAGCATTCCGCAAAGCGGTCTGACACTCAGGCCGGAATACGAAGACATGAACGCGATGGTTCGCCTTGATCTCACGCTGCCCGACGTTCCGCCCCTGCCCGGCTGTCGCTGCGGGGACGTACTCAAGGGCCGCATGGCTCCGCCCGACTGTCCCCTGTTTGGTAAAAAATGCACGCCTGCAACCCCTGTGGGGCCGTGCATGGTGTCGACCGAGGGCAGTTGCGCCGCCTACTTCAAATATTCGGAGCGATAA